DNA sequence from the Fusobacterium sp. SYSU M8D902 genome:
CATTATCTATTCCATAAGTTAAACTCTCTAAGTTAAACTCCAAAGGAACATCTTGGCATATTATTGCCAACTCTCTACTCATAAAAGCTATATCTCTATCCTCTTTTAAATTAGCTATCAATGCTTTCCCTATTCCTGGAATTTCAGTAAGAGAATCTATATTTTCATATATTCCCTCTAAATCTCCATACTTTTCCAACATTGGTATAGCTTTTTTAGGTCCAATTTTTCTAACTCCAGGAATACCATCACTGGAATCTCCTATCAATCCAAAAAGATCTGGAATCTTATGAGAAGGTACACCTAAATAATTGATGACATCTTCATCATCTCTTATTATTTTAAATCTCTCTCCTCCCTCTCCTTTACCAAGTAATGCTACATTTATATTTGAATCTATTATCTGTGACAGGTCCTTATCTCCAGTCACCACATAAACCTCTACCCCTTGAGCTGAAAGATTCTTTGCAAGAGTTCCTAAAACATCATCAGCTTCATACCCATCAATTTTGAATCTTGAGATATTGTAACAATCTAGTAACTCCTCTATTCTTGGTATTTGAAGTATTAAATCTTCAGGGGCAGCTTCTCTTTGTGCTTTATAATCACTATATAACTCACTTCTTTTTAGAGAGGCTCTTTTCACGTCAAAAGCAGCTCCTATATAATCAGGGGCAAACTCTTTTATTATACTCATTAAAGTATTTATAAATCCATATATAGCTCCTGTAGGTTCTGTCTTAGTTCGAAAATTCATATTGGCAAAATATGCTCTATACATTATTGCACTTACATCTAAAAGTACAGCTTTTTTCTTCATTTTTCCCTCCCTATTCTCTTCATTTTACTGTATTATTATATCATAAATACCATTTTTTTGCTTTAATATTTTTCTGGAAAATAAAAAATAAATAATGTGACTTAATATTATTTTTGTGTTATAATTAATTAGAGATAGAAATTAACAGGAGGTAACAATATGAATGTTGTTGTTCTAGTTGGAAGATTAACAAGAGACCCAGAGTTAAAATTTGGACAGAGTGGTAAAGCATACTCAAGATTTTCTTTAGCAGTAGATAGACCTTTCTCTAAAGGAGAAGCTGATTTTATCAACTGTGTTGCTTTTGGAAAAACTGCTGAACTTATTGGTGAATATCTTAGAAAAGGTAGAAAAGTTGGTGTCAATGGAAGACTTCAAATGAATAGATTTGAGATGAATGGAGAAAAGAGAACATCTTATGATGTTTTAGTTGAAACTGTTGAATTTTTAGAGTCTAAAGGTTCAAATGATTCTATGGGAGGATATGAGCCTGAGTACTCTTCAGCTCCAGCAAAACCAGCTGTAAAAGAGGTAGAAGAGATACCTTACGAAGATGATGACGAGTTCCCATTCTAATTGAAAAAAATGATCCTATTAACATAGGATCATTTTTCTTTTATTTTGTGTAAAAATCTAAATTAGGTGATATTCCAAAACCAGTAGTAACTGATTTTGTTTTACTTTTCGATCTTGTATGTGTAGTTGTTCTACTCTCACTTGTTGTAACACTTCCTGTTCCAAAGTTTGATACATTAGTATTTGATACTGTATTTGACATGCTGTTTATATCTGTTTTTGTTCTACTATGTGTCTTACTCTTTCCAAAGCTTGGAATGATCTCTGGATGATTATATAGTGTTGTTGCTATAAATGTATCTAATATTAAAGATCTATTTTCAGTATTGTTTTTTCTGTTGTATGCCTCATTCATTCTTGCGTAAGTTCCACCCTCTGTATTCGTACATCCTATCATAATTACTCCCAACACCAGAATAATTACTAATTTTAAAACTCCTTTTAACATTTCTCCTCCTATAATAATTTATTAATCCCTTCTTAATTTCATCACAATATTTTCTGATTTAATCATTTTTAATATAATAATATATTTTGTGAATATTGTCAATGATTTTATCCTTTTTTAACTGTTAATGTCAATTTAAATTGTTAATAACAACTATAAATTTTATATATTACAAGTGTATTTTTACTATAAATAGCAAACTTTATTTTTTTATAAAATTGTGTTATCATATCTATAATCAATCAGGATTTTAATTTTGGAGGAATTTATGTTAATAAAAAATAAACGTTTTTTACCATTATTCATATCCCAATTACTTGGGGCATTTGATGATAATCTTTTAAAAACATCTATTCTAGCTTTTATCACATACAATCTTTCATTTAATAATAAGCAGGAGGGATTGTTTTTAAACTTTATCTCTATTCTCTTTATTCTGCCTTTCTTTCTTGTCTCTGCTACTGCTGGACAAGTTGCAGATAAATATGATAGAAGTAAAATTGCTAAGTATCTTAAAATTATAGAGTTTATTTTAATGTCTATTGCCACAGTTTTAATATATTTTAAACTCTATTACTTTTTAATTTTAATTCTTTTTTTAATGAGTATTCAGTCATCTTTTTTTGGACCAGTTAAATATTCATTGATCCCTCAACATCTAGAGGAGAATGAACTGATCACAGGAAATGCCATTATTGATGGAGCAACTTATTTTTCCATACTCATTGGTACTATACTTGGTACAAAATTAGACTCACCTCTACTTATTGCCAGTATACTTTTACTATCTTCATTTATTGGAGCAGTTGCTAGTTGGTACATCCCCTTAGCTCCAGCCCCACGACCAGATCTAAAATTAAACTTTAATATATTTAAAGATTTAAAAGTTACATTTAAAAAGATTTCAGAGATTAGAAGTATATATATCACTATTTTAGGTATATCTTGGTTTTTTGCATTGGGAGGTGTTATTCTAACACAACTTTATCCTTTGGCAAGTAATATTTTAGGACTTTCTAGAAATACAGTGGCTGTTTTTATGCTGATTTTCTCTCTGGGAATGGCTGTGGGAACCTTTACCTGCAACAAAATAATGAGAGGAGCTGTACATCCTACATTTGTACCTATTAGTGCCTTTGGAATGAGTATTACAACATATTTTTTATATTTATTCTCTAAGAATTTTATTCCCAATGAAAATATAACTCATACAGTGCCATTTTTTAAATCAGCATCTGGTATTGAGATTGCTATTATCCTATTTTTTATGGCTTTCTTTGGAGGTATGTATATAGTACCTCTAAATGCATTTTTACAGAATAAAGCTCCTAAAAAATATTTAGCTACTATAATAGCTGGAAATAATATTTTAAATGCTTTTGGTATTGTACTTTTATCTGGAATAGTTGGTGGATTATTTAAATTCGGTCTACAACTTGACTCTATATTTTTGATTCTTTCAATCATTAGTATCTGTGTAGCTATATATATTCTGACTATTATTCCTGATGCTCTACCACGTTCTCTAGCTCAAAGTTTACTATCTATAATCTTTAAAATAGAGGTAACTGGGCTAGAAAATTATGAAAAAGCTGGAAAGAGGGTATTGTTAATAGCCAATCACACATCATTACTAGATGGATTATTGGTAGCTGCTTTTATGCCTGAAAAAATAATTTTTGCAATCAATACCAATATTGCTAAAAAATGGTGGGTAAGGATATTTAACTCTGTAGTCAAACTATATCCTATTGATCCCACTAATCCTATGGCTCTAAAACAACTTATTACTGAACTTAAAAGGAATCAAAAGTGTATTATCTTCCCAGAGGGACGTATCACTGTTACAGGGTCTTTGATGAAAGTTTATGAAGGAGCTGGAGTTGTTGCTGTCAATGCACATGCCAATATTTTGCCTGTGAGAATAGATGGAGCACAGTACTCTAAATTCTCATACCTAAAAAATAAATTTAAAACTAGAATGTTCCCAAGAATAAAAATATCTATTCTTGAGCCAACAAAAATCACCTTATCTCAAGATGAAAAGGGAGCTATTAAAAGAAAAAAAATTAGCAATCAACTATATAGTATAATGACAAATATGCTGTATAAATCTTCACCTTTAGAGAATAATCTCTTTAAATCTCTTTTAAAAGCTGCTAAATTACATGGATATGATCATATAATTGGAGAGGATATAGCAAGACAACCTATTAATTATAAAAAATTCCTCTTAAAATCCTATGTTTTAGGAGAAGCTATCTCTAAAAACTTCCCAGAAAAAAATATAGGAGTTATTTTGCCCAATTCCATTGCAAATGCTGTTGTATTTTTCAGCTTACAGGGTATAGAAAAGATTCCAGCGATGATAAATTTCACTCAAGGAAAAAATCAGATTTTATCCTGTATAAAAACTGCTAATATATCCACTGTATTGACATCTAAAAAGATGGTTGAATTACTACAGATGGGAGATTTAATCAATGGAATTGAGAAGAATGGAACCAATGTTATCTATCTTGAAGATTTTCAAAATAGGATAACTCTCACTACAAAGCTCAATGGATTTTTTAAATATATTTTGAAAAAATATCCAAAAACCTCTGCAACTGATCCTTGTACTATACTTTTTACATCAGGTTCAGAGGGAATGCCTAAGGCTGTACTTTTGAGTCATGAAAACTTACAAGCAAATCGTTTTCAGCTATCGTCACTTTTTTCATTTACAGGTCAGGATATTATCTTTAATGCACTACCTATGTTCCATTCATTTGGTTTAGGAGTTGGAACTGTACTACCTATTCTTTCAGGACTTAAGGTTTTCTTCTATCCTTCACCTGTGCACTACAAGATTATCCCAGAATTAGTCTATGACTCCAATGCCACAATTCTCTGTGGAACTGATACTTTCTTCAATGGTTATGCTAAAAAAGCTAATCCTTATGACTTTTATAATATAAAATATGCCATTGTAGGAGCTGAAAAACTAAAGGATTCAACTTATTATTTATGGATGGAAAAATTTGGTGTTAGACTTTTAGAAGGTTATGGTGTAACTGAAGCCAGTCCAGTTATCTCTGTTAACACTCCTATGCACCAGAAAAAAGGAAGTGTAGGTAGACTTCTTCCAGATATTCAATATAAGCTTGAAAAAGTGGAAGGTATTGATAATGGTGGTAAACTTTGGATAAAAGGAAAAAATATAATGCTCGGTTATCTTAAAGATGGTGAGATTCTAGCCCCTGAAGATGGTTGGTATGACACTGGAGATATTGTGGAGATAGATGAAAATGGATTTATCTCCATTCTTGGAAGAGCTAAAAGATTTGCTAAAATTGCTGGTGAAATGATCTCATTAACTGCTATAGAGGAGATTTTAAATACCTATGTTAAGGATTTTCCAACAGCAATTGTCTCAATTCCAGATATTAAAAAAGGGGAACAGTTAATTCTTTTCACCGAGAAAAAAGATCTTGAAGTGAAAGCTCTATTTGAATATTTTAAACAAAATGATTATAGCGAATTATGGATTCCTAAAAAAATTGTTTACTTAGATAAACTTCCTCTCCTTGGTACTGGAAAAGTGGATTATGTAAAATTAAAAGAGTTAGCCTTAAATGATACCAATAATTAATCTCACTTAAAACTATAAAAATAGAATAATTAAAGAAAGGGAAAAGCTTCTCATAACAGCTAATGCTATTATAGTAGTTCTTCCCTTTTCTTAATTTAATTTTTTATTATATATCTCTTACATATGAATGTGTACATTTGGACCTATTGGTAATCCCAACCAGAACCAAATTACCATTAATATTATCCAACCTATCATAAAACAAATTGAGTATGGTAGCATTAAAGAGATAAGTGTTCCCATTCCACCATCTTTTTTATACTTTTGCATAAATGCAACTGCCATTGCAAAATAAGACATCAATGGAGATATAATATTAGTTGTTGAATCTCCTATTCTATATGCTAACTGTGTAAATTCAGGTGTATAACCTAATTGCATTAACATAGGTACGAATATAGGTGCCATAATAGCCCATTTAGCTGAAGCTGATCCCATAAATAGATTTATAAATCCTGTTAAAATTATAAAGCAGACAATTAGTGGTAACCCTGTAAATCCTATCACTTTTAAAGTTGCAGCTCCTTTTACAGCTATTACAGTCCCTAAGTTAGTATATCCAAAATAAGCTATAAATTGTGAAGCTGTAAATACTATTGCCATATATCCACCCATACTTGCTAGTGAATCTGATATTAATTTTGCTACATCTTTATCATTTTTTATTGTTTTTGCTATATAACCATAAACTATTCCAGGAAGTAGGAAAAATAGCATCATTGATGTTATTAGTCCTGTTGATGTCCAAGCCTTTAGAGATCCATTCTCTCTAAACACTCCATTTTCTGGAACTATACAGAAAGCCATCACTACAACAAAGATTATCATTGTTATTAGAGCACCTTTTAATCCTTTTTTCTCACTTTCTGAAATACTTGTCATATCTATCTCAGCTTCTCCATGATACTCACCTAATCTTGGCTCTATTATTTTTTCAGTAACAAATGTTCCTAAAATTGTAATTAAGAAAGTCGAAACAAACATAAAGTAGTAGTTTGCTGTTGCATCAACAAAATATCCATGTTGTAATAATCTTGCTGCCTCTGTTGTTATTCCTCCCAATAGTGGATCTGTTGTTCCCAGTAGTAAATTGGCTGAAAATCCTCCCGATACTCCAGCAAAAGCTGCTGCAAGTCCTGCTAATGGATGTCTTCCAAATGATAAAAATATTACTGCCCCCAGTGGAACAAGTACAACATATCCAGCATCAGAAGCGATATTTGACATTACACCAGCAAAAACAACTACAGCTGTTATAGCTTTATGATGTGTTGACATTACTATCTTTTTAATAAGAGCTGACATAAGCCCACTACCTTCACACACACCTATTCCTATAATTCCAACTAAAACAGTTCCTAATGGTGCAAATCCTGTAAAGTTACTAATCATAGAATTAAATATGTAACGAACTCCATCTTCTGTCATAAGTGATCTCACTTCTACAGTTGTTTCTTCAAAAGTTTTTGTAGCCTTATTCAAAACCTCATAAGTTACTGAAACTCCCATTTTTTGAGCAATTCCAGAAATTAATATAATTGCTACACAAAATAGAAAAAATAGTGTAACTGGGTGTGGTAGCTTGTTTCCGCCCACCTCAATAAAATCAAGAAATCTATTTACAAATCCTTTATTTTCTTTTTTTTCTCTCAGCATTTCTCCTCCTAAAAATTGTATTTTACATTAAAAAAGAACTTTTTAAGTATACAAACAAAACAAGTTCCTTTAAATTATACTTTATTTTTCAAATAAAATCAATATAAAAATTTCTTTTTATTAATTTCTTACTTTTATTTGATAAATATACATGTTATAATAATTTCAAGGAGGAATAAATGAAGGAAAATATTGCATTAATAGGTTTTATGGGAAGTGGTAAGACTACTATTGGAAAGATACTTGCTAAATATATGGATATGAAATTTATTGATATTGATAAGATGATTGCTGCTCGTGAGAAAAAAAGTATTCCTGAGATTTTTGCTGAGAAAGGTGAGCAATACT
Encoded proteins:
- a CDS encoding single-stranded DNA-binding protein, which translates into the protein MNVVVLVGRLTRDPELKFGQSGKAYSRFSLAVDRPFSKGEADFINCVAFGKTAELIGEYLRKGRKVGVNGRLQMNRFEMNGEKRTSYDVLVETVEFLESKGSNDSMGGYEPEYSSAPAKPAVKEVEEIPYEDDDEFPF
- a CDS encoding acyl-[ACP]--phospholipid O-acyltransferase, whose product is MLIKNKRFLPLFISQLLGAFDDNLLKTSILAFITYNLSFNNKQEGLFLNFISILFILPFFLVSATAGQVADKYDRSKIAKYLKIIEFILMSIATVLIYFKLYYFLILILFLMSIQSSFFGPVKYSLIPQHLEENELITGNAIIDGATYFSILIGTILGTKLDSPLLIASILLLSSFIGAVASWYIPLAPAPRPDLKLNFNIFKDLKVTFKKISEIRSIYITILGISWFFALGGVILTQLYPLASNILGLSRNTVAVFMLIFSLGMAVGTFTCNKIMRGAVHPTFVPISAFGMSITTYFLYLFSKNFIPNENITHTVPFFKSASGIEIAIILFFMAFFGGMYIVPLNAFLQNKAPKKYLATIIAGNNILNAFGIVLLSGIVGGLFKFGLQLDSIFLILSIISICVAIYILTIIPDALPRSLAQSLLSIIFKIEVTGLENYEKAGKRVLLIANHTSLLDGLLVAAFMPEKIIFAINTNIAKKWWVRIFNSVVKLYPIDPTNPMALKQLITELKRNQKCIIFPEGRITVTGSLMKVYEGAGVVAVNAHANILPVRIDGAQYSKFSYLKNKFKTRMFPRIKISILEPTKITLSQDEKGAIKRKKISNQLYSIMTNMLYKSSPLENNLFKSLLKAAKLHGYDHIIGEDIARQPINYKKFLLKSYVLGEAISKNFPEKNIGVILPNSIANAVVFFSLQGIEKIPAMINFTQGKNQILSCIKTANISTVLTSKKMVELLQMGDLINGIEKNGTNVIYLEDFQNRITLTTKLNGFFKYILKKYPKTSATDPCTILFTSGSEGMPKAVLLSHENLQANRFQLSSLFSFTGQDIIFNALPMFHSFGLGVGTVLPILSGLKVFFYPSPVHYKIIPELVYDSNATILCGTDTFFNGYAKKANPYDFYNIKYAIVGAEKLKDSTYYLWMEKFGVRLLEGYGVTEASPVISVNTPMHQKKGSVGRLLPDIQYKLEKVEGIDNGGKLWIKGKNIMLGYLKDGEILAPEDGWYDTGDIVEIDENGFISILGRAKRFAKIAGEMISLTAIEEILNTYVKDFPTAIVSIPDIKKGEQLILFTEKKDLEVKALFEYFKQNDYSELWIPKKIVYLDKLPLLGTGKVDYVKLKELALNDTNN
- a CDS encoding AbgT family transporter; protein product: MLREKKENKGFVNRFLDFIEVGGNKLPHPVTLFFLFCVAIILISGIAQKMGVSVTYEVLNKATKTFEETTVEVRSLMTEDGVRYIFNSMISNFTGFAPLGTVLVGIIGIGVCEGSGLMSALIKKIVMSTHHKAITAVVVFAGVMSNIASDAGYVVLVPLGAVIFLSFGRHPLAGLAAAFAGVSGGFSANLLLGTTDPLLGGITTEAARLLQHGYFVDATANYYFMFVSTFLITILGTFVTEKIIEPRLGEYHGEAEIDMTSISESEKKGLKGALITMIIFVVVMAFCIVPENGVFRENGSLKAWTSTGLITSMMLFFLLPGIVYGYIAKTIKNDKDVAKLISDSLASMGGYMAIVFTASQFIAYFGYTNLGTVIAVKGAATLKVIGFTGLPLIVCFIILTGFINLFMGSASAKWAIMAPIFVPMLMQLGYTPEFTQLAYRIGDSTTNIISPLMSYFAMAVAFMQKYKKDGGMGTLISLMLPYSICFMIGWIILMVIWFWLGLPIGPNVHIHM